TCCACCAATAACAGATAACCATGCTGCACGACTGTAAGATAAATACAATGCAAACAGAATGATTAAAGTAGCAATAATAGAATACATTTTCAGACTCTTAGAATAATCATCTGTAAATATTAAAGCCAAACCAATAGGCAAATAAAACGCAAGGATCATTCCATAGGCTGTATGATCATTATAGAAAGGAGACATCACCCAGTGTCCTGCTTTAGTTTCAAATCCCCACATAGAATGATGAATAGTGGTATAGATAATCACAATGATTAATGGGATAATATAAAGCCAAGCAAACTTTCTGATATCAGAATCTTTCTTGATGATTTTACTAAAAATGAAGTAAAAAGGAACGACAAACCATAGTTGTGAAACAAAGTACTTTAATGATACAATAGGTAATTCACTCGTAAAGGTAGTAAACAAAGTCCAAGTCAAACTAAGAGCTAATGCAATGGTTATCGGGTGTTTTAGAAACCTTTTATCAAAGCTCCAATCAAAAAATATTTTTATAATAAACAATAATAATACCCCAGCCATCAATGGTTCTGTCGGCAGAGACACCCCTACTCCAAAGTCATTATCTTTAAGAATTATTGCTAAAGGAGTAAAGAAAACAATCAACCAGATCAGTTTATCTAAAGCAAAAAAGTAAAGAAGAATAAAGAATAAACCAAATGGAATGGCAAAAGCATAATATTGATTTTTAGCCACAAAGTACATGTTGGCCAAAACAAATAAAATGCTGAGCAAGTAAATAATTCCTATTTTTACTTTGGAGGAGAACAAATTAAATCGCCTTTCTAATTCGTAAATTCTCAATAACACCAATCACAATAACTGAGAGTAATAATGTTGTAAACATCGTTAAGGCCACAATTAACCATCTCACTGGATATGATTTCTTATCAGCAGCAAAAGGCTCTTCAATAACGTTAGTATATGAAAACTGTCTATCATAATTGGCATCGGCCTTATCTAATTCACTAGTTATTTCTCTTAATAATAAAGCTTGATGCTTTAAAGTCTCAAGACTAAGCAATAAGTCTCCACCTTTAGCCTCCATACTTTTTCTCAATCTACTAACTTCGTCTTTATTAATTCGTGTGGAACCTCCTTCTACTGTACCCAACAAACCTTTCATTACTTCAGAAGATTGAGCACCATATTCTATTAACCCATCTTCAGCTGCCAATACATGCAATACACTTTTTATGGAATCAATAGATTGAATTTTTCTTTGTTTAGCTCTTTCCCACATCCCCACAACTTCGCCAAACTTTTCTTCATGCAGCATTTTAATTTTCTCATTATAAGCAAGAATAACCATTTCAACCATTTCTTTGGCTATTTCTGGATCTCTATCTAAAACTTCAATTCTTAGAGCTTCACCAGGGGTCTTTCCAATCTTCACACTCTCTTTATATTCATTTATCAGAGCAGTAGTAAAATACTCATAATCAGGAGATATCTCATAATGCTCAGCAAGATTAAATTCCTCAATAACACGATCTCTCACATAACTAGCTTGAAGAATTTGATACATTTGCTCAGTTTCACTTTCTTCAGAATATGGTGAAATATTAGATGGATATATTACCGCCCAAGATTTAAATTTGGGAGTAATTAACCAAGAGCCTGAAAATACTGCTGAGCCTACAAAAGCTATAAGCAATATGACAGCCAAATGAACCCTCCATCTTAAAAGGGTATTAATGACGTTCAGATTATTAAAATTGCTTTCCATTATAATATGATTTATTCTTATTCTATGCTTATTAAAAACTAATTTCTTATCAATTGAGCTTAACTCTTTATTATTATCTTTTCCATAATACCTAATTTGATTTAGGATTAATTGAATTATGCTTTTTTTTTTATTTGTAACTTTTCTAGTTGCTCAAAAGTAATAATAACTAAAACTGTAAGAAATAATGAACCAAAAATTGATAATATTACAATCAACCATCTTATTGGATATGATTTCTTTTCTGCTTTATATGCATTATTTACAATAAATTTTTGAGGTAAATCTTGTTCAGCGTCTACTTTTGCTTCCTCATATTTAGCTCTAATTTCACTCAGTTGTTTTTTATCATGTTCTAATGCATCTCTAATGGATACATAAGGACCGCCATAATTTGCTAAAATATCTAGTTTACCTTCTAAACGCTGAATATTTGCATTATTGCCCTTGGCTATTTCCATGGCCAACTGACGGTTGATCATCTCTGATTGTGATTCATAATCATGCACTCCTAATTTACGCAATACTGTTAAGGAATCCTCTTTGAGCTTAATTTCTAATCTAAGCTTAAAGTACTCTCTTTCAACTATCTTGAAAGCCTTATTTGCACGTATACGTTTCATATTATTCTTCACTACATCGTATAACAAAGCAATTTCATTAGCTATATCAGCAGCAAATTGAGCGTCTTTATCGTAAACAATAATTTTTACAGCACTATTTTCAGTTCGTTTAAACTTTATATTTGATTCATATAACCTATACAATTTCGTGAAATGATAAGAATCATCATCATTAATCCCATAATGAGAAGAAAGATGATACTTCTGAATGATACTATCACGAATGATATTGGAATTTAGAATCTGTAACATTTGTTCTATTTGCTCATCCTCTCCAAATTCCAATATATCTTCTTTGGCCGCATAGTTGGTGCTCAATAAAGCTTTGGATATAGCATTGGTGGAAGTTGGGAACAATACCACTTGACTTTTATAAAGTGGTGTTATAAAGTAGGGTGTTGAGAATATTACAGACAATATTGCAGCCAACAAACCTACAAGGAGAAATGTTCGTCTCCATTGAAATAAAAACGTAATAAAATTTGAGGAATCAAATCCTTCGTAAGTATTATTATTCATAATCGATATGAACCTTTTAGAAAGCCCAAAAATAGAACTATTTTCTAAATAAGAAAATATAAATATGTAATTAGATCGGAATTAATAAAAAGCTATTTTAATTGGTCGTTTTTTATAATTTCAACAAACTCTTTTATACTCAAGAGCTTCATCAAAACAGCTATTAATAAGGAAGATAGAGAAACAAAAACCAATTTAAGAACCCAGTTATACGTAATTACGAAAGTAGATGTATAACTAATAATTAAAGTAAAAATAATAAAGCCAAATAATCTAATGATAAAATTATTATCAATTTTAAAATTAAATTTACTTTTCACAACATACAATTGGGCGATGGAAGAAAATGACAATGCAGATAAATTTGCAACTGCAGAACCAAAAGCATGATATTTCGGTACTAAAACCAGATTTAAGGTCACACTAATTATAAGACTAATAGCAGCAATAGTATTAAGTTCTTTTAAACTTCCATTAGCAGTTAGTAAAGTACCAAAGATATAGGAGGTTCCCATGGCCATCACACCAAAAATAATAACACTGTAGACCGAGGATGATTCACTTATATGCTCATCGTATAATAATTCCATTATTTCGTAACTATAAAAGAAAGTGCATATTGCCAAAATACTGGTAGCCACAAACAATAAAGAAAAGGATACTCTAACAATATTGATTAAACTCTCTTTTGCCTTGATTAGGTGAGAAAAGAGGGGTAATAACAAAATAGCAAACAAAAAGCTGATTTGATTTGTTGCTTCTAATATTCTATAAGCATGTGCGTATACTCCAGATTGGATATTACCTATTTCATTTGGTAATAATTTGTCAATCATCACCGTATCAATTCTATTATAAAAAGTCATTAATAGAGTAAGTAAGGCAAATGGCATGCTCTTTCGTAAAATCATTAAGAAGAATGGAATATTCCAATTTATGGCTAAAGACTTACTTTTAATGACGACTACTGAATAACCAATAATTGCAGCAATAATATAAGCTGAGGTCTGGGCATAAACAAACCATTCTATTTGAAATTCACCAGAAATAACATGACCCCACAGCAAAACTGCCATGATTATAATCATCAGACTCCTATCTAAGACCGACATAAAACTCTCCGTCCTAAACATGAGCATTCCAGAAATATTAGATCTTATATATAATATAAATGATAGTAAAAATTGATTAAAACCTACTAAAGCCAATAAACTCAGCTGAGAACCCCTATAACCCCAAAGTAAGCCTATCCCTATTGTGACAATAAAATAAAGGAAACCCAAAATTAGTTTTAAGCTCACTATTCCAGAAAAATGTTTAGCTAATAATTGAGTATTCTGAGCAATATTGCGATTATTGAAATTGGTAACTCCTAAATCCAATAAAATATTGAAAAGGAAACTAAAGTTGAGGATGGTATAATAAAAGCCGAATTCCTCTGCTCCCACTACGTTTTGTACTGTCCTATCTATACCAAAAACCCAAAATGGCTTAATCAGCAAATTGAGTAAAAGCAGTAATCCTAGATTAGTTATAAACTTTCTCTGCATAAATTTATAGATCGGCAGTTAAATAATAGTCATTCTTGTATCTTTGCGGCAAATTTAAGGATTAGAATTGGTAATTAATAGTTTCTAAGTGAAAATAGCTGTCAATACAAGATTATTACTCAAAAACAAATTGGAAGGCATAGGTTGGTTTACCTTTGAAAGCCTGAAAAGAATAACTCAACAACATAAGGAACATGAGTTTATCTTCATTTTCGATCGCCCCTATAGCGACGATTTTATTTTTGGAGATAATATCACCCCAGTGGTAACTGGCCCTCCTGCTCGTCATCCCATTCTTTATTATATTTGGTTCAATTATAGTGTTCCCAAAGTATTGTCGACCCATAAAGTCGATCTTTTCTTATCTCCAGATGGATATATCCCTCTGAATTGCAAAGTCAAAACTCTTGCAGTTTTCCATGATTTGAATTTTGAACACTACCCAAAAGATCTGCCATCTAGCGAGCGCTACTACTATAGGAAGTATTTTCCTCGATTTGCTAAGAATGCAACGCGAATAGCTACTGTATCTGAATATTCAAAAAAAGATATTTGTGAACTCTATAAAGTTGATGAAGGTAAAGTAGATGTGGTATATAATGGAGCCAATGAAAAATTCACTCCCCTACCTGCTAATATCAAAAAATTAGTCGTAGAAAAGCACACTGGTGGTAAACCTTATTTCATTTTTATTGGAGCTTTAAATCCTCGAAAGAATTTGGTCAACTTGATGAAGGCTTTCGATTTATTCAAAAAGAATGACCGTTCAAGTGTTCAATTACTGATAGTGGGTGAAAAGATGTTTAAAACAGATGAAATTTTTGAAACATACGAACAAATGTCATATAAAGCCGATGTTGTTTTTAGTGGCAGATTGAATGCCTTAGAATTACATAAAGCCCTGGCCTCAGCACTGGCTCTCACCTATGTTTCTTATTTCGAAGGATTTGGAATTCCAATAGTTGAAGCTTTTTATACAGGAACCCCGGTTATCACCTCCAATGTTACATCTATGCCTGAAGTTGCTGGTGATGCAGCTTTATTGGTAGATCCTTTTTCACCTGAAGATATTTCATTGGCTTTAAAGAAGGTATCGGAAAATGCCGATTTAAGAGCTGAACTTATAGAGAAAGGAAATCAAAGAAAACTTAAATTCCATTGGCAAAATACAGCGGACAACCTCTGGAAATCCATTAATAAAACTGTGAATCAATAAAACCTATAATATGAATATTTTACTTTTAGGATCTGGCGGAAGAGAACATACCATGGCTTGGAAAATGAGCCAAAGCCCCTTATTAAAACAATTATTCATTTGCCCTGGAAATGCAGGCACTTCTAAATACGGAACCAATGTTTCTGTTAATATTGATGACCATCAGTCATTGACAAATTTTCTTCTTACCGAGAAGGTAGATATGATAGTTGTTGGCCCTGAGCAACCTTTAGTAGAGGGTATTCATGATAGAATTGTTGCTGATGAAAAATTAAAACACATCTCAGTTATTGGTCCTAAAAAAGAAGCTGCGGAATTAGAAGGCAGTAAAGATTTTGCTAAACAGTTCATGCAAAGACATCATATTCCGACTGCTGCCTATCAAACTTTTGATAAATACAGTTTGGAAGCTGGAATTGAATATTTAAAAAACACCAAGGCTCCTTACGTTTTAAAAGCCGATGGTCTTGCTGCTGGAAAAGGAGTTATTATCCTCACTGATTTAGAGGAGGCCATTAAGGTGTTTACAGAAATGATCACTGAAGACAAATTTGGTTCTGCAGGTCACCAAGTAGTGATTGAAGAGTTTTTAACGGGTGTTGAACTTTCTGTTTTCGTTCTTACTGATGGGGATTCCTATGTTTTATTGCCTGAAGCCAAAGACTATAAGAGAATTGGTGAAGGTGACACCGGCCCTAATACGGGTGGAATGGGAAGTATTTCCCCTGTACCTTTTGCCGATGAAGCCTATATGAAGTTGGTGAAAGAAAGAATCGTAGAACCTACTGTTTCTGGACTTAAAAAAGATAAACTAGACTACCAGGGTTTTATATTTATTGGTTTGATAAATGTTAATGGAAATCCTTATGTGATTGAATATAATGTGAGAATGGGTGATCCAGAAACAGAAAGTGTTCTTCCTCGACTTGAAACTGATTTAGTAGAACTATTCAATGGAGTTGCAAACAGAAATCTTGGAGAAATGACAACTACTTTCTTAGCTAAAGTAGCAGCTTCGGTAATGTTGGTTTCTGGAGGATATCCAGATGCTTATGAGAAAGGGAAAGTGATCACGGGTTTGGAGGAATCTGATGAAAACATATTATTCCATGCAGGAACAAAAGTAGACGAGCAAAATATAGTAAGCAATGGCGGACGAGTATTAGCCATTACAAGTTTAGCTGATACTATGGAAGATGCCCTAAAAGCCTCTTATAAAAAAGCAGAGAAAGTCGATTTCGAAGGCAAGTATTACCGCAAAGATTTAGGCTTCGATTTATAAAAGATAATTAATATAAAGAGCCTAATCTGCCAATAGCGAAAAGCGAAGTACTAAAAGCCAAATACAAATGTTATTAAGCCTATTTAAAAAAACCTATTTTGTTCAAATTAGTGGAATTATAATTTTCGCTATAGTGATGGCCATACCAGGTTTTTTTCAGGACAAAACTGCTTTTTGGCCCGATAATACACTGTTTTTAAAAGTGAGTTGCTTACACCCTAGCCTACAAATCAATTGGCTATATCAAGGTTTGCAATTTGCTCTATTATTAACTCTTGCATTTTTTGTTAAATTGCTCTTCACCAGGCACCAACTGGTTCATCACCTCAATTTTATCCCTTCCCTATTAATTATTGCTTTATTTAGCTTTCAACAGCCTTTTGAATATCAGCTCATTAATACCATCAGTTTATTTCTTTTAGCCTTTGCTTTTAGCTTTCTTTTGAATGGTTTTGATGATGATAAACCTGATAATAGCTTATTCACTGCCTCCTTATTCATCTCATTATCTAGCTTTTTAAGCTATTCAAATGTATACTTTATTATTTTAGTATGGTTGAGTTTCTTTGTATTTCAAATTTATAGCTGGAGGTATTTCCCTATCACACTCGTTGGACTAATTACCCCTTATCTCTTCTTTTTCACCTGGTTATATTGGAATGACAAACTCCATCTTGTTTTGATAGAATGGGATCAAATATTAGATCAACTTATAGTATTGCCGAAAATTGATAGTCTAGTCCATATTTTCATCTTTAGCATCCTCGGATTTTTAATCTTATTAAGCTTAGCTAAGATTATTCCTGAAGCTCCAGGTAAAATCATTGCCATTAGGAAAAAGATATCTATTAGCCTTTGGTTTCTATTTATCAGCTTATTTCCATTTATATGGAGCCCAGATATCATCTCAAGAAATATCATTCTCATTCCTGTTGCAGGATTAGTGGGTTATTATTTAAAGACAGTGAAAACAAGAAAGTTTTGGGTAGATTTAGTATTTACTATTTTTATCCTCCTCTTAATTTTCAATAAATACTATTTGGCTTATGCTGAAAGAATATTTCTCAACTAAAGTTACTATAGAGGCCGGTTGCGACGAAGCTGGAAGAGGTTGTTTGGCTGGTCCTGTATTTGCTGCTGCAGTCATATTACCACCGAACTTTAAGAATGAGCTCTTAGATGATTCCAAAAAAATAAATGAAAAGAACAGAAATATTCTGAGAGAAATTATTGAAAAAGAAGCTTTGTATTGGGCAGTAGGGACCTGTAGTCCACTTGAGATAGACAAAATTAATATATTAAATGCGAGCATCTTAAGCATGCATAGAGCATTAGATGGTTTAAAACAAAAGCCTGAACTCATCTTAGTGGATGGCAATAAATTCAAACCCTATCATGATATTCCTTATGAAACCATTATTAAAGGAGACGGAAAAATGATGTCCATTGCTGCTGCATCTATTCTTGCCAAAACTCATCGTGATGAATATATGCAGAAAATCCATTTAGAAACACCTTATTACGACTGGAATAAGAACAAGGGATATCCAACCAAATTTCAT
This genomic window from Lentimicrobium sp. L6 contains:
- a CDS encoding O-antigen ligase family protein — translated: MAKNQYYAFAIPFGLFFILLYFFALDKLIWLIVFFTPLAIILKDNDFGVGVSLPTEPLMAGVLLLFIIKIFFDWSFDKRFLKHPITIALALSLTWTLFTTFTSELPIVSLKYFVSQLWFVVPFYFIFSKIIKKDSDIRKFAWLYIIPLIIVIIYTTIHHSMWGFETKAGHWVMSPFYNDHTAYGMILAFYLPIGLALIFTDDYSKSLKMYSIIATLIILFALYLSYSRAAWLSVIGGIGVFVLIYYKIKLRYVALTIISVVGLFFTFQNQILDKLSKNDQDSSANFMEHVSSASNIATDASNLERINRWACALRLFEERPIVGWGPGTYQFVYAPMQRASEKTIISTDFGDGGNAHSEYLGPLADKGVLGLVTFLLIGIAIISTGVRVYKQDANRSNRVMVMGILVAFVTYFIHGLLNNFLDSDKAAVPFWGFAAILVILDIRNKEALSQKKTAK
- a CDS encoding oligosaccharide flippase family protein, with product MQRKFITNLGLLLLLNLLIKPFWVFGIDRTVQNVVGAEEFGFYYTILNFSFLFNILLDLGVTNFNNRNIAQNTQLLAKHFSGIVSLKLILGFLYFIVTIGIGLLWGYRGSQLSLLALVGFNQFLLSFILYIRSNISGMLMFRTESFMSVLDRSLMIIIMAVLLWGHVISGEFQIEWFVYAQTSAYIIAAIIGYSVVVIKSKSLAINWNIPFFLMILRKSMPFALLTLLMTFYNRIDTVMIDKLLPNEIGNIQSGVYAHAYRILEATNQISFLFAILLLPLFSHLIKAKESLINIVRVSFSLLFVATSILAICTFFYSYEIMELLYDEHISESSSVYSVIIFGVMAMGTSYIFGTLLTANGSLKELNTIAAISLIISVTLNLVLVPKYHAFGSAVANLSALSFSSIAQLYVVKSKFNFKIDNNFIIRLFGFIIFTLIISYTSTFVITYNWVLKLVFVSLSSLLIAVLMKLLSIKEFVEIIKNDQLK
- a CDS encoding glycosyltransferase family 1 protein; its protein translation is MKIAVNTRLLLKNKLEGIGWFTFESLKRITQQHKEHEFIFIFDRPYSDDFIFGDNITPVVTGPPARHPILYYIWFNYSVPKVLSTHKVDLFLSPDGYIPLNCKVKTLAVFHDLNFEHYPKDLPSSERYYYRKYFPRFAKNATRIATVSEYSKKDICELYKVDEGKVDVVYNGANEKFTPLPANIKKLVVEKHTGGKPYFIFIGALNPRKNLVNLMKAFDLFKKNDRSSVQLLIVGEKMFKTDEIFETYEQMSYKADVVFSGRLNALELHKALASALALTYVSYFEGFGIPIVEAFYTGTPVITSNVTSMPEVAGDAALLVDPFSPEDISLALKKVSENADLRAELIEKGNQRKLKFHWQNTADNLWKSINKTVNQ
- the purD gene encoding phosphoribosylamine--glycine ligase, with product MNILLLGSGGREHTMAWKMSQSPLLKQLFICPGNAGTSKYGTNVSVNIDDHQSLTNFLLTEKVDMIVVGPEQPLVEGIHDRIVADEKLKHISVIGPKKEAAELEGSKDFAKQFMQRHHIPTAAYQTFDKYSLEAGIEYLKNTKAPYVLKADGLAAGKGVIILTDLEEAIKVFTEMITEDKFGSAGHQVVIEEFLTGVELSVFVLTDGDSYVLLPEAKDYKRIGEGDTGPNTGGMGSISPVPFADEAYMKLVKERIVEPTVSGLKKDKLDYQGFIFIGLINVNGNPYVIEYNVRMGDPETESVLPRLETDLVELFNGVANRNLGEMTTTFLAKVAASVMLVSGGYPDAYEKGKVITGLEESDENILFHAGTKVDEQNIVSNGGRVLAITSLADTMEDALKASYKKAEKVDFEGKYYRKDLGFDL
- a CDS encoding ribonuclease HII is translated as MLKEYFSTKVTIEAGCDEAGRGCLAGPVFAAAVILPPNFKNELLDDSKKINEKNRNILREIIEKEALYWAVGTCSPLEIDKINILNASILSMHRALDGLKQKPELILVDGNKFKPYHDIPYETIIKGDGKMMSIAAASILAKTHRDEYMQKIHLETPYYDWNKNKGYPTKFHKKAIAEHGTTIHHRMTFNMTEQLKLKV